The Chloroflexia bacterium SDU3-3 genome includes the window CGGATCTGGAAGATGACCCCGCAGCTGCTGCTGAACAAAGTGCGGCATGGTCGCCATATCGACATTTTGCTCACCCACTCGCCGCCGATTGGGATCCATAATGGCCCAGATCGGCCACATCGCGGGTTCAAGGCGTTTCTGAACTTCATGGATCGTTTCCAGCCGCGCTATCTGATCCATGGTCACATCCATCGGTCCTATGGCTTTAGCCCGGTGACAGAAACGCGCTATAAGGATACACTGGTGGTAAACACTGCGGGGCACCGCCTGCTTACCGCCCAGCTTGGCAATGAGGCACCAACGTCATCAACGCTCGATGGCAAAATTATCTGATCGTACTTCGGCCTGCGTGCTATGGCGCGCAGCATAGGTGTCATTGATGCACTACATTGTTGCGTGTCGAACCGTTTGGCCGATAGATTCTTCTGCGAAACGGCTTGCCAGCGTTGGCGGCTACCGGCATCGTTGTCCGGCGTAGCTGATTCGGGAGAGAATCTATGGACAACACCTATATCTCACGCGTCGCGCAGGAAGATTTTAAAGACGCGCGGCGTAAAGCGTTTTTCTCTGAGCTACTTGATACGCTGCGGCGGCGGCCTAATGAGCTGCTCTCGTTCGATGATGTCCGCATGCGGCTCAATATCCGTGCTCAGCGCTACCTCGGTCACCAGACCGTGCCGCTCGCCAATATTGTGGGGAGCGAGGGCCGCTATAGCGATTTCGACCGCCAGTTTCTGCCCCGCACCGATGCCATCCGCAACCGCTGGAGCAATATCGACCGCGCCATGATCCAGTCGGTCGCCCTGCCCCCGATCGAGCTGTACAAGATCGGCGATGTCTACTTTGTGCGTGATGGCAACCACCGTGTGTCGGTGGCCCGCCAGCAGGGCGCGCTCTTCATCGATGCCTTTGTCACCGAGATGGTGGTGGATGTGCCGCTTGAGGCGGATCTCTCGGTGCGCGACCTGATGCTGAAGGAAGAGTACAGCGATTTTCTTGAGTGGACCGATCTGGCCGAGCTGCGCCCCGACCAGCGCATCGAGTTCAGCGAGCCGGGCGGCTATCTGCAGCTGGTGCGGCATATCAATGCCCACCGCTACTATATGGGCCTTGAGCGCGACGAAGAGGTGCCGCGCGATGAGGCGGTGGGCGACTGGTACGACA containing:
- a CDS encoding DUF4032 domain-containing protein, producing MDNTYISRVAQEDFKDARRKAFFSELLDTLRRRPNELLSFDDVRMRLNIRAQRYLGHQTVPLANIVGSEGRYSDFDRQFLPRTDAIRNRWSNIDRAMIQSVALPPIELYKIGDVYFVRDGNHRVSVARQQGALFIDAFVTEMVVDVPLEADLSVRDLMLKEEYSDFLEWTDLAELRPDQRIEFSEPGGYLQLVRHINAHRYYMGLERDEEVPRDEAVGDWYDSVYLPIVQVIREQGVLRAFPGRTEADLYLWIMDHRWFTRERIGYDPGPTDATTDYVAQFGRRSLGAAVGDAFRSALSRLRLVPLS